The window AACTGCAGCATTGGCCATTTCTTCTTGCTCTTCTAACCAATTGCCATCTCCATTCTGGATCCTTTTCAGTTGCAACTTCTTCCTTTTACCATTGACATGATTGTGAAAGAAATTGGTGTTCCTATCACCCTCAACAAACCATGTCATCTTACCTTTTTGCTTCCAGTATTGCTCCTTTATACTcaagtatttcttcaattctgCATGGGCTTTTTGAAGAAATATTCTGTTCTCAATAGTTGGCTCCTCCTCAAATAGCATTTCCTTGACCTTTACAATGTCTTCTAGGATAGCTAGCTGCTTGAAAATGTCTCCAAAGTTGTCCTTGCTCCATTTAGATAAAGCTGCCTTCACTTTCTTCAGTTTATGCTTGAACATTAGAAATGAATCTCCAATGAAATCCGCCTTCCAATTCTGCTTCACCACCTCCTTGAATGTAGCATGTTTTTTCCAGAAATTCAAGAATCTGAAAGGCTTGACAAAGCTTGTAGTTTGCTCCCCACAAGTCATAAGCAATGGAGAATGATCTGAGTATGCCCTAATAAAATGTTCAACTTCAATTGTAGGTAGCATATTTTGGAATGGAAAATTAACAAATATCCTATCCAATATCTTGAATATACACTCATCATTAGGCCttccattccaccatgtaaaagGACTTCCTTTATAACCTTGATCAAACAACCCACAAGAATTGATACAGAATGCAAAATCCTCATATTCAAGAGGATGAACTGGTAATTCCCCTATCTTTTCATCTTCATATAATGCCACATTAAAGTCCCATCCTACTAACCAAGGAAATTCCATATCACTTTCCAGATAGTATAGGTTATCCCACAATTCCAATCTCTCCAAGGATGAACACTTTGCATACACAAAGGTCATCATGATATATTGCCCAATATCATGGTGAAATACTTTGACAGTCACCTGTTGTTCAGTTTCCACAACCAATTCCCACTCCACCACAGTATCAAAAAACAACCATATCTTCCAATTCACATTTGAAAAGGCAGACTCCATATTTAATCTTCTCATATACCTTTGTATGTAACCTTTTTTCTGTAATGACTCCATCAAAGCAATGACAAAAAAATTGTGCTCCCTTTGCATATTAATCACCCAAGGAAAGGCATGTTGAGTATTGACTGACCTAATATTCCAAATCAAGGTCTTGATCATCATTTCGTTTGTGAGGCTGCTCTCCTGGGCATGATTCTTAGAGCTTGAAGTGGTTCTTTAGTCTGAGTCAGCTTCTTTGTCTTCTTACCTCCCTTTGCACTAGTTCTAGGGGACAAATCAACATCCCATGCTATTTGCTTGAAATTTCCAGCAATTGACTCATCAtctctatcacgacccaaattctactaagggtcgtgatggtacCGGACaccgctgttaggcaagccaaccatacttaattaaattctcatttaaataattttgaaaaccatgattcttccttcaattttactagtaaaagataatcgtttcaaatcagatatgaatgttaagaagttaatacaagataccccataatcatcccagaacccgatgtcacaaatgcatgagcatttactagagaatgcaataaaatacagtaactgtccggaatacaaggggacaaaaatgaaaaatacagtaaaatactctgaaggggactctgctggctacaggtcgtctcgataaatacagctcacctaagtctacgtatcaaccatgccgctatgccactaagccactagccacacttgaacctgtgcaataaaaatgcacaacaagtgtagtatgagtacgaaaataacgtgtacctaataagtatcctgtctaatctcgaagaagtagagacgagaggtcgaattcgacacttactaatggtccaatgataatatagaaaaaaatgtaaggaattcatggatttcataaagcaaaatttaactcataaaactggaaagcaggtaaacaacttctcaaataataaaggatttccaaaggtttacttttcattatctttatcaatttatctctgaCCAGGAAGGGGCaattattaatatttaaaattctcaagcaagcaatacaagcatgcacatatcatgccgaggtcgtacgacccgatccaactatatttaaactgtgcactgccagagggtcaaatggcgcgaaccatagatacatctatttaatctaccgaggcgttcggcccgctccaaagTTTAACACATACAGACaatcaatcaagaagtcaacaaggaataattatccaaaaaaagacaattctcttttaacaattttataaaatgaagtttaatccttttagaaatccatttaccaattcgataggatttaagcaattcaactgccaaTAAGATTACaattattccaagtatagcatgcttttgggtccgtgactacccggacttaaacataatagtagctacgcacgggctctcgtcacctcgtgcgtacgtagcccccacaaatagaagcacatatccaattaattcacctatagGGACAAtcccctcttacaaggttagaaaggagaatcacctcgctccgaagatccgtAACCGgtattccacgcccttccgaagactcgaatcgatgcaaaAAGCTCCATTAGCCAAtgattatgcaaatccattaatatatgttcagttactcattacaatccaatttataacaattcctaaccccgatcgaaaagttgacaaaatttccctcgagcccacgtgccagattccaaaatatttcaaagataaagtttacccatgaactcacgaactcaaatatatgattttctcctaatttcatacccaaaatcgtggtcaaaatccaagaatatcgattttctaggttttccctcaaccccaagtttctaccaattttcatgctcaaatccgtaaCAAAACCATATAATTAACTCATAAGGGGTGAAATTAACTTACCTCATGGTTGATGATGAAATCCCtctcttgaagctctccaaaaattgcccaaacaAGAGTAAAATGGCCAAGACCCTCGATTTTAAAGAACCTTACTGCTTCCAGCAATTTCACACCTGCGTTCACAcgaccgcttttgcggttccaTAGGTGCGGCCCCTCTACCGCTCCTACAGTTTCTCTCCGGGctccccttttccgcttctgcgcctcgactcccgcaggtgcggtcccgcttctgcagcGAGatgaccgcatctacggtccttACACTTCCAACCCAAAATCACATCTGCAGCTCTcctgaccgcttctgcggcttcgcacctgcggcccaagcctcgcaggtgcggttacactagaaGACAGCTGTTGCACTTCCTCTTCCAATTTctaaaattgatccgttaaccatccggaatccacccgaggccccctaaccccaaccaatcatatcaaccagtcccaaaacacattacagacttgctagaggcctcaaatcatatcaaacaactctaaaatcatgaatcgacccccaatctaagcttaaggaactttagaatttcaaacttctacattcgatgacgaaatctatcaaatcacgtctgattgacctcaaattttgcacacaagtcatatttgacttcacggacctactccaacttccggaattggatttcgaccctgatatcaaaaagttcacttccggtcaaacttctcaaaacccttcaaatttctatctttagccaaatgactccaaaatgacccacggacctctgaattcacttccgatcgcgctcccaacaccaaaatcactatacggagatattcccagactcggaatcccaaacggacattgataacactgaaatgcacctcaacccaaacttatggaattcttccaaaaatgctacttccacaataggtgccgaaacattcccgggtcttccaaaacccagtccggacatacgcccaagtccgaaatcatcatgcaaacctgctggaaccttcgaatcccgaatctgagatcgtttactcaaaaatctaaccttagttaattctttcaacttaaagcttccgaaatgagaattctctttccaaatcaactccgaacttcctagAATTCAATTCCGATCGTGCgctcaagtcataatacctgaagtgaagctgctcatggccttaaactgctgaacgacacgttagagctcaaaacgaccggtcgggtcgttacattctctcccacttaaacatgtgTTTgccctcgaacgtgctaagaactacgcTGGAGTTGttcgaaatcactgtttaacacctcgagcacctacccatgctaccatAACTTAGTTGGGCACCTTAGCTTGATCAACCTGAAGATATACTTTCACTTAAGcgaataagccttagagcccaattccaacatccagaattctctgccaggcctgtttccaacatacgaacactgtatcaatcaccacatattgtaccagaacatgactgcatacctttgctaaATTCACACCTTGCACTGCTTTATTCACAAAACCACAATAAtatcctctgataacaatagtCGAAATTTCCACGATCCTGTTGCTCCCATTGCACTTCATGACATACATAGATCTTGCTCTAAATCTTACAATACCTCCACGACGGAAGAgacatgtagaaattcataaccaactgctgaatcaacaaatCAGTGGGTCCATACATCTGataagaaccatcacctcattctgaaccaaataatggtctttgctttttaatatacttcatataatccgattgcactgatcctaaacccaatgatctcgtctcacccagtacaaactgatcaggcaataagccacccagacatgatcaaaagtctcatatgatgccacaatgtgccaataggctaccaattcgaacgcgatacaaaaggaaaatgaactctgaaaaggaaatccaattaccccgttcgcgaatcatacatgcgacgcgatcaatataattaaacaaacaccctgctcgcgaatcatacatgcgacgcaggcaCACAACTAATATGAGTTTTCCTTAGAAAGATATgaaacaaaacatataaaaacAGATATAGGAatctatactcaacatcacactgttgcggcgtgcaacccgatccaaataacatacccatggcggtgtgccaccgTTCCACACATAGAATTCATATAAGGAGATATGcatcgagctaaattgctcatcaCAACAAAATACCCAATATTGGTCACAAGCATGCTatgtgcataataccatccctggggagacatatagcacCATaagctataaaactcaagcacgactgaggtgcaatatatgatctgaatctcaagagccatcctactcatataacatcatctctacacggaacctcaacacataagaaattcaccaagccatcTCACAATTCACATGGagcaatatatcattacatgaaatagctgacgacggaATAAtaccccgactactcttccataaggagtattgctgaaatgaacacatctggcttGATATAGaacccatattcacatttaaatccatccacaaacctcAAACAGATTCTCATCGCACTGAAGtaagctaataacctttcaaaggtccatcaTAACTccccttttctcataacacacaagaacaaccatcataaccagagtattcctccacagtccacaacccaataaaccgagtgccctccaggcatcaattctcaatttaacgacatcactacaatcttcacactgggtttaactcttcaataaatcaaatggctacatgccacacttatacaaccttcccatGGGGCACTCTCCCATAACCTTCCGTAACAGATAACAGGTcggtacatccaaaccaccggccacactaacgctgaaaagcgatcaagaatccttaaccaggatgcaaagcctttttcacaaaacaccgatctcaggtgacgctgaagacaataccaacttattttaaacatcgaaactcctttcctgctcatccgagctcgtgacatccttgtcaacacctaactgcaaccttgatcctcacttccaattccataccactcactgcacccaacatgccaatatatgatagaacacgattttcatcataactccggaaccactaacagattaacacttcatcatataaaaacttttcacttaactcacttcaggaaaACCATAGCAGCACgcaggtgaattctcataaccgtagaatatgcaaatctctaagtactGGTCTAAGCCATCATAGTCCTTCCGGGATCTGCCTACACATAACAAGCCATAATAATAGAATACTTctaaataacatcaattacggcggccgacaagcctcacacgcaCCGTCACAAATtacttgcataacttgatcacgctgaaggaactgatcactaccaccaatataccaattcaactatggctaaccaatctatatcctgccaatttatccttgattgccttaggaataataataactccattcaacatataacacactccatccgcactcatcccgagtgaccttgaatcacgagaccatgctgtctcaaatcccacgaaccattttatacctcccaaatgctacactgcaagtcaaaacatcatagaacattctgggcctgttctcataagctgctacaaagcctgattcttaaccgtacctataggctcgaaatcattaggcaccacactttacccctttgaatccactaggaccgttgttgagagccacccgttCTGAATTGGccccaaatataatcaactccatcaatcttctagcacatgaataccctctcgatgaAGCACCCGGCAGAATCACTTCCCTCAAAACCcacatctatacaaggcataaatcttGATTCCGTCCctaagtctgaacatgagccaataaggccaaccatagcacacctttaacaattccttttctcaaattaccacttatgttctatTCCCATAGCTGAAagaacccatcaatatgctaataaccagaaacctcgcaaATAGTTAatcatgcaacccaatcataggcggtgggactctcccacttagcttgaagctactattaTACAACTATGGAATTCACCAGGATtccttatctcttattgacataaccttgcgcaatcaacAGCCAAAATTCTCGGAATCTTTCTGTAAAACCCTTTTTTATGCTCTGAATCATCAACACATTCGCACGACCGATCTCTTTGCTgtataaccaatagaattcttcgtagaagcttcaccAACCATATGACTGCCGATCTGCTCActagagataacccacctgttgaATTTATGTGCTGACATCTTCCAACGCTGGTGcaggggtacaatcactacgacatcaataacctatcctgagtccgagctcactgTCTAgatgcacaagtccattcacccctcgtggacatcaattaaatgtgcggcaacatccttccaattcaaagttatgttgtatccttcttcatgtCAAGCAACTCTTTTCCGATATATCAAATCTCCTAccgcataatagcccatacttcaaattaaatccgtagaccccaatcactaaaatttccaaatcattccaaactctccatAAGGTGCGcagtcatcctaccacaaagcccatatgcaactccgccactctcccactttggcagAACTCACCCttttaatcgactactcgacctttgtttcttatacctggccttctagaaattttaaccaccatCTGACACTCCCCATATGTCCTTTCTCATCCTCtactgctcagttgttgccttaataaaATCTAACTTCatagcacttgaacccacaacatgttactaactttaaacctttccgaagatcatcactctcgagccgtcaacattagaaacaccgattcaatcctgaaccaccgcaccccgcGATATCTAACAGtcgtttctccaatattatttcacaatatcttaccccaaaggcgaattgcagAAGATCATAACACCGACAAACTTAACACAACAATCGAGGACAAAGACACTATatcgcagatgaaaattccaccacgctcgaaaataccaagtctcgatGCTCCATCACCCtaaatctggacattcataggccaattccTTTTCCTCTGCCAGAAATGAAATATCAGATCTCTGAATCGTGCACTGAGTGGACTTCTTTTCAAATCATTCACCGCCCCAACACATAGGCGAGTATCCTATCATCAagtcaatactgtgcgataaccaacccgtgagcatcatagcaacctgtgcatagcctccaaGCTCTTAGAAGCACAACTATCGAGCCGAAACGATAGAAAAATCCTTCCGCAaggtgacgacaatagcccaaccaactataccgggagaaacatcctgcaccacatctgtggTACCATtataattcttcaattctcgatttataacaagcTGTTCGCgtcacataagattgaataggaaggaaataaaagCATAAGTCTTAAGGAAttaaaccgcacgatgaggaatcaaaaaagggaagtgctcctaacaaccttgtagcctctcgaagataagtacagacgtctccgtaccaatccgcaagactctactagacttgctcatgactcgtgagacctaagtgaacctagtgctctgataccatgttgtcacgacccaaattccactaagggtcgtgatggaaCCAGACACCGCTGTAAGGCAatccaaccaaaatacttaattaaattctcatttaaatAATATTGAAAACCATGATTcttccttcaattttaccagtaaaagataatcgtttcaaatcaaatataaatgttaagaagttaatacaagataccccataatcatccagaacccggtgtcataagtgcatcaACATTTACTAGAGAATGcaataaaatacagtaattatCCGGAATGCAAGTGGACAAAAATGAAAAACACAgtaaaatactctgaaggggactctgctggctgcgggtaatctcgataaatgcagctcacctaagtctatGTATCAACCACGCCGCTAtaccactaagccactagccacacttgaacctgtgcaacaaaaatgctcaacaagtgtagtatgagtacgaaaacaatatgtacccaatgaatatcctgtctaatctcgaagaagtagagacgagaagtCGAATTcaacacttactaatggtccaatgataatatagaaAAAAGTGTGAGGAATTCAtggatttcataaagcaaaatttaactcataaagccggaaagcaggtaaacaacttctcaaataataaaggaTCTCCAAAggtttacttttcattatctttatcaatttatctctggTCAGAAAGGGGCAATtatcaatatttaaaattctcaagcaagtaatacaagcatgcgcatatcatgccgaggtcgtacggcccgatctaataatatataaactgtgcactgctagagggtcgaatggcgcgaaccatagttgcatctatttaatctactgaGGCGATCAAGAAGTCAAcatggaacaattatccaaagaaaagccaattctcttttaacaattttataaaataaagtttAATCCTATTAgaaatccatttaccaattcgataggattaagcaattcaactgtcaataatattacaattattccaagtatagcatgcttttgggtcctagactacccggacttaaacataatagtagctacgcacgggctctcgtcacctcgtgtgtacgtagcccccacaaatagaagcacatatccaattaattcacctatagggacaatttcctcttacaaggttagtaaggagactcacctcgctctgaagATCCGTAACCGACATTCCACTCCCTTTCGAAGACTCGAATCAATgcaaaaagctccaaaactagccaatgattatgcaaatccattaatatatgttcagtcactcattacaatccaatttataacaattccaaaacccgatcgaaaagttgacaaaattgccatcgggcccacatgctcggattccgaaatttttcgaagataaagtttacccatgaactcacgaactcaaatatatgattttctcctaatttcatacccaaaatcatggtcaaaatccaaaaatatcaattttctaggttttcactcaaccccaagtttctaccaattttcatgctcaacTTTGTAACAAAATCGTATTTAACTCACAAGGGGTGAAATTAACTTACCTCATGTTTGATGATGAAATCCCtctcttgaagctctccaaaaattgcccaaacaagagtaaaatggaggaaaatggccaaGACCCCCGATTTTAAAGAACCTTACTGCTTCCagcaattccgcacctgcggtcacacgACCACTTTTGTGGTTCCGCAGGTGCCGCCCCTCTACCGCTCGTACGGTTTCTCTCGGACTCCCTTTTCCGCTTCTACGCCTCGActcccgcaggtgcggtctcgcttctATGGTGAGATGACCGCATCTACAATCCTTACACTTCCAGCCCAAAATCGCATCTGCGGCTCTCCTGCAGGTCCACACCTGCAGCCCAAGccttgcaggtgcggttacaccagaagacagCTGCTGCACTTCctcttccaatttccaaaattgatctgttaaccatccggaatccacccgagccccccggaaccccaaccaatcataccaactagtcccaaaacatattacggacttgctcgaggcctcaaatcatatcaaacaaagctaaaatcatgaatcgacccccaatttaagcttaaggaactttagaatttcaaatttctacattcgatgacgaaacctatcaaatcacgtccgattgatctcgaattttgcacacaagtcatattggACATCACAGACCTACTCTACTTTCCGAAATTGgattctgaccccaatatcaaaaagtccacttccgatcaaacttctcaaaaacctttaaatttctatctttagccaaatggctCCAAAATAACCCACGGACGT is drawn from Nicotiana tabacum cultivar K326 chromosome 22, ASM71507v2, whole genome shotgun sequence and contains these coding sequences:
- the LOC142176169 gene encoding uncharacterized protein LOC142176169 translates to MQREHNFFVIALMESLQKKGYIQRYMRRLNMESAFSNVNWKIWLFFDTVVEWELVVETEQQVTVKVFHHDIGQYIMMTFVYAKCSSLERLELWDNLYYLESDMEFPWLVGWDFNVALYEDEKIGELPVHPLEYEDFAFCINSCGLFDQGYKGSPFTWWNGRPNDECIFKILDRIFVNFPFQNMLPTIEVEHFIRAYSDHSPLLMTCGEQTTSFVKPFRFLNFWKKHATFKEVVKQNWKADFIGDSFLMFKHKLKKVKAALSKWSKDNFGDIFKQLAILEDIVKVKEMLFEEEPTIENRIFLQKAHAELKKYLSIKEQYWKQKGKMTWFVEGDRNTNFFHNHVNGKRKKLQLKRIQNGDGNWLEEQEEMANAAVEFYQRQFTNEGDPTDFSMLDNVPSMVTLEQNLKLCRFPTLEEVKVEVFELSGDSASGPDGFIGLFYQEC